In the Pseudomonas sp. ADAK2 genome, one interval contains:
- a CDS encoding lambda exonuclease family protein translates to MRTELQGTEKWNADRSGRVTASRFKDVLAWGKPDKNGKREPMQARTSYMRELCFERLAKKSKHNVSSASMKWGHTEEQKAQDAYEMLTGNIVIPSEFIVHPKYDWLGCSPDGLVQDDGGTESKCPFNEAIHVRTWLEGMPEEHMPQVQGCMFVTGRKWWDFLSFDSRQDEECQLYIETIHRDEDYIANLHIELVQFNLELNRMVDEVADKARAQAHRLGA, encoded by the coding sequence GTGAGAACGGAACTTCAGGGCACTGAAAAGTGGAATGCAGACCGGTCTGGCCGAGTGACCGCCAGCCGGTTTAAAGACGTGCTGGCCTGGGGTAAGCCCGACAAAAATGGCAAGCGCGAGCCGATGCAAGCGCGTACCTCCTACATGCGCGAACTGTGCTTCGAGCGACTGGCAAAGAAGTCGAAACACAACGTCAGCAGTGCTTCCATGAAGTGGGGCCACACCGAAGAGCAGAAGGCGCAGGACGCCTACGAGATGTTAACCGGCAACATCGTCATACCGTCCGAGTTCATCGTCCACCCGAAGTACGACTGGCTTGGCTGCTCTCCAGACGGCTTGGTCCAAGATGACGGGGGCACAGAGTCGAAGTGCCCTTTCAATGAAGCGATTCACGTCAGGACATGGCTCGAAGGCATGCCAGAGGAACACATGCCGCAGGTCCAGGGCTGCATGTTCGTTACGGGCCGAAAATGGTGGGACTTTCTGTCGTTCGATTCTCGCCAGGATGAAGAGTGTCAGCTCTACATCGAGACGATTCACCGCGACGAAGACTACATCGCAAACCTGCACATTGAACTGGTCCAGTTCAACCTGGAGCTGAATCGTATGGTTGATGAGGTCGCGGACAAAGCTCGTGCGCAAGCCCATCGTTTAGGAGCCTGA